AACAGGGCGGAAGATCGTTACTTTCTGAAAATACCCGGTTATAAACTGGCTAAAGAGACAGTTCAGCAGTTTTTTGGGAAAAACCGCTCATTTTTCAAAGAAGTGGTACTGGTGGATATTTTTAATACGGGTGCATTAATGACCGGTTTTATTACCGACGATCAGGGGGAGGTCATTACAGTGTTTGTTCCAACCGGTCCCAACCCCACCTCGGGAAATATCTATCATCTGAATAAAGATAAGGTAGTTAGGACCAAAGCACCTGTCGAGATGGGAATGAAAACCATTATCAGTTGCGGAGCCGGATCAGGAGAGGTGTTTGAAAAGGCAGTAATGAAATAGATCAGGATTTGGTCTCCACATGCCTGAAGAAACGTTTCTGGTTGAACAGGATTATGGCCACAGCCACAGAAATGCTCGAATCGGCAATGTTAAATACGGGTCTGAAGAAAACAAAGCTGGATCCTCCCCGGAACCATTCCGGATAGTTGCCTTTAATGACGGGGAGGTAAAACATGTCGACCACCTTCCCCTGCATCAAGGGGGCATATCCGCCACCTTCGGGGAACATGCTAGCCGCCTGAATGGGGGTGCTGCTGTTAAAGATTATTCCATAAAAGACAGAATCAATGATATTCCCTAAAGCCCCGGCCATGACCATGGAAAGAGTAATAATCAAGCCGGGATGAGCATGCTGGCGAATCAGTCGTCGAAGATATATTCCGATGGCTATCACAGCCAGGATCCGGAAGGATGTCAGGAGAATCTTACCCAGACTTCCCGGAAGTGCCATCCCGAAGGCCATCCCGTTATTCTCCACAAAATGGAGAATCCCCCAGTTGCCGAAAATGGGGATCTGCTGATAGAGAGTCATGTGGGTTTTAACCAGAATTTTCAGGGTCTGATCGGCCACAAGAATCAGCAGGATAATCATTATGGATTTCCTGGTGATGGACATATCGACTAATCTAATAAGGGGATGGATTATTGTTTTGATTTGGCCTCAAAGGAAAGCGTGGCATGTGGGACTGCACGCAAACGCTCCTTGGAGATCAGCTTACCGGTTTCCCGGCAGATGCCATAAGTTTTGTTTTCGATCCGGATCAGGGCTCCCTGAAGGTGCTGGATAAATTTTGCCTGCCGGGTGGCCAGCCTTCCGGCCTCCTCTTTGGAGAGTGTGGCGGCTCCCTCTTCCAGTACTTTAAAGGTGGGTGAGGTATCCTGGGTATCGTTACTTTCACTCTGGGTTATGGCAGATTTCAATATTTCATAATCTTCCCTGGCCTTATCGAGTTTCTGCTGGATGAGCTCTTTGAACTCCTGCAGCTCCGCATCCGAATATCTGTTCTTCTCAGCCATGATCATTTCTTCTTTGGTTTGCTAAATATACAATATTTTAATGATTCCCAATCCCGGTTTTATAACCGGGTTACGCGGATATTTATGTAGACGTCTTCATCAATATCAATGCGTTTGGTACTGTTATTTTCAATACGGTCAATCAGGGAAATATTTTTTGCAAGTGTTTGAGAACCAATATATTCACCATGAAATTTAATAACCTCGGTGATTAGTTCATGCTTTTCTATCAACACCTCGATCTTATCGGTTACATCAAAGCCGCTCTCCTTTCGGATGTTCTGTATCCGGTTAATCAGTTCCCGGGCCAGGCCCTCCTGCCGAAGCTCCTCTGTGATGTTAATATCCAGGGCAACAGTGATCGCTCCATCGTTGGCCACCAGCCATCCTGGAATATCTTCTGATACGATCTCCACATCTTCCAGGGTAAGCTGAATCAGTTCTCCGCCTATCTCCATCTGGAAGGACTTCTCTTTTTCAAAGGCAGAAATCTCTTTCTGATCCATGTTGTTAATGGCCCCACTCACCTCTTTCATCAATTTACCGAATCGTGGCCCCAGAGTTTTGAAATTCGCTTTGATACGCTTCACCAGGATCCCTGCTGTATCGGTGATATATTCAAGCTCTTTAACATTTACTTCGTTGATCACCAGGTGCTTGACATCCTCCACCTGTTGCTGAAAACCCGGATCAGAGATGGGAAGCATCATTTTGTTCAGGGGCTGGCGCACCTTGATATTGACCTTTCTGCGCAGACCCAGGACCATGGAAGACAGTTTCTGGGCTATATCCATTCTTTTTTCCAGGGCCGTATCGATCAGTGATTCATTACATTCCGGGAAGGTGCTGAGATGCACGGATTCGACTTTGTGCCGGCCGGTAACCAGATTCAGATCATGAAACAGCTTATCCATATAGAAAGGAGCCACCGGAGCTGCCAGCATGGAGATGGTTTCCAGGCAGGTGTACAGGGTCTGGTATGCAGCGCGCTTATCCTTATCAAACTCCCCGCCCCAGTATCGTTTTCTGTTCAGGCGTACATACCAGTTGCTCAGGTTTTCGGTCACAAAATCCTGGATCAGCCTGGCGGCACGGGTCGGTTCATAATTTTCAAACTCTGCCTTTACTTCCTTTATCAGTGTATGGAGCAGAGAAATAATCCAGCGGTCTATTTCAGGTCGTTCTTCAACCGGCACTTCCTTTGCCTCATATGTAAACCCGTCCACATTGGCATAGAGGGCGAAAAAGGAGTAAGTGTTAAAAAGAGTTCCGAAAAACTTACGCTTCACTTCTTCCACTCCCAGGGAGTCAAATTTAAGATTATCCCAGGGTTGCGAATTGGTGATCATATACCAGCGGAGGGGATCTGAACCATCTTTTTCTATGGTTTCGAATGGATCCACGGCATTGCCCAGGCGCTTGGACATTTTATTCCCGCTTTTGTCGAGTACCAGTCCGTTGGAGATGATATTCTTGAAAGAGACACTGTCGAAAAGCATGGTGGCTATGGCATGCAGGGTAAAGAACCATCCACGTGTCTGGTCGACTCCCTCGGCGATAAAATCGGCCGGAAACAGCTGGTCAAAGTCCTCCTTGTGTTCGAAGGGATAGTGATACTGGGCATAGGGCATGGAACCTGAATCGAACCAGACATCGATCAGTACCGGTTCGCGAAACATTTTTTGTCCCGAGGGGCTTACCAGAACCAGGTCATCCACAAAGGGACGGTGCAGATCGAACACCATGTAATTATCTTTTGAATGGTCCCCTTCCACAAAGTCTGCCAGTGGATTGGAACTCATAAAGCCCGCGTTTACCGATTTTTCAATTTCCTGTTTCAGCTCTGCCACCGAACCAATACAAATCTGTTCCTTCCGGTCATCGGTAACCCAAATGGGCAGGGGCGTTCCCCAGAACCGGGATCTGCTCAGGTTCCAGTCCACCAGGTTTTCCAGCCATTTTCCAAAACGTCCCGTTCCGGTGGATTCGGGTTTCCAGTTGATGGTGTTGTTCAGCTCCATCATGCGTTCCTTCATGGCCGTGGTGCGAACAAACCAGCTATCCAATGGATAATATAGCACCGGTTTATCGGTTCGCCAGCAATGGGGGTAGTTGTGAATATGCTTTTCGATGCGGAAGGCCTTGTTTTCGAGCTTCAGCTGAACCGCAATATCCACATCGATGGTGGGATCCTCTCCGGTTTTGGTATTGTCGTATTCATTTTTTACATACTTTCCTTCGAAAGCGCTATAACTTTCCAGGTTTATCCGTTCCCTGACGAAAGATTCATCCAGGTCCTTCAAGCGGAAGAAACGACCCTTTCGGTCGACCAGTGGCTGAATGACACCCTCCTTATCGAGTACAGTAAGAGCTGAAATATCATTGGCCATGGCCACCCGGAAATCGTCCGCCCCAAAGGTGGGGGCCGTATGTACAATCCCGGTTCCATCCTCCGTGGTCACAAAATCGCCCGTAACCACCAGAAAGGCTTTCCCTTCGGGATGTACCCAGTCCAGCAGTTGCTCATAAGAGAGTCCCTTCAGTTTGCTTCCTTTCAGGGTTTTCACCATTTTATAGGGCACATGTTTATTGCCCGGCTCATACTCATCCATGGGTAGTGCTGCATCCTTTTCCGGGAAGTATTGACCCATTAGTTCTTTGGCCAGAATCACGGTGATGGGCATACCGGTATAAGGGTTAAAGGTCCGCACCAGCGCATACTCGATCTTTGCACCAACGGAAAGTGCCGTATTGGATGGAAGGGTCCAGGGGGTGGTGGTCCATGCCAGTATGTAGAGATCCGTATCCAGATCTTCAAAGAGAAATGCTGAACGATGGTCCCGGATTATTTTAAACTGTGCCACTACGGTGGTATCTTTCACATCGCGGTAGCAACCGGGCTGATTTAACTCATGGGTGCTGAGGCCGGAACCCGCTGCCGGAGAGAAAGGCTGAATGGAGTAGCCTTTGTATAACAAATCTTTTTTATGCAGTTCCTTAAGCAGGTACCAGACGCTTTCAATATACTTGTTATCGTAGGTGATGTAGGGATCTTCCATATCGATCCAGTAACCCATCGATTCGGTAAGTTCCTCCCACATGCTGGTGTACTTCATTACATCCTTGCGGCAGGCAGCATTGAACTCTTCTATAGATATTTTAGTTCCTATATCCTCCTTGGTGATATTTTTGCTGGCTTCAACAGCCAGTTCGACAGGAAGTCCGTGGGTGTCCCAGCCGGCTTTGCGCTTTACAAGGAATCCCTGCTGGGTTTTATAACGGCAAAAAATGTCTTTGATGGTACGCGCCATCACATGATGAATGCCCGGTTTACCGTTTGCCGACGGGGGGCCCTCATTAAAGACAAAGGTGGGCCGGCCCTTACGGGTTTCAACAGATTTTTCAAAGATGTTATTCTCCTTCCAGAACGTATTAATCTCTTTATTGATTTCTGAAAGGTCAAACTTCTTATATTCAGGGAATAGCTTGCTCATCAAATCGCCTTCGTTTGCAGGGAATATTAAAATTTCACAAAGATAGACGAGCAGGATGTAATATGCAAGAACCCAGTAAAAAACCGTCGGCTCCGCTATTCATACAGAACTTTCACATACTGAGGAGCCTTTTTCCCCGTCCGGCGACTTAAAACATACAGACCCGGGGTCAGTCCGGAAAGATTCACCTGCGACTGTCCCCCGGCCAGGTCCAGGACCCGGGTACATTGTCCCGAACTGTTGAAAATGCTTAGCCGGGAAGGTTCCGGCACCGGATCCAGATAGAGCATTCCCTGAAAAGGATTGGGGTATATATGAAATGTGTTTCCTGGGGCTACATGTGATCCCACCCGGGCTGTAATTTCGGGTTTTACAAGCCGCTTGCTGGTATAAAGCCGGTACTCACCGGGCTGAAGGAAAACAGGGTCCTGCAGATCACTTACCTGTATGCTGTCTCCTGTGAAATAGCTGTACCACCAGCCGCTCCTGCTGAAGGAGGGGTTTACGGAGAGAGGGTCCACATCAAAATTTCCGATAATGCGTACGTCCATATCAGCGTGATTGATCTCGATTCTTTTGGCTGCATCCGTAACAGCCAGGGTAAAATCGCCGGAGCCAAAGGCGGGTTCTTGTTGCTTCAGATGGATCAGAGCCGACCAAATCTCGTAGACTCTTCTGCGCAAACCTGTATCGTAATAATCCCAGCGGATGGGTTTGTTACAAACCCGGCAATCGTAGTCGATGCTGAAATCATATCCCAGTTCCCCGAACTGCCAGATCATTTTTGGGCCGGGTACCGTAAAGAAAAATACCCCTGCCAGAGCCATGCGTTCCAGGGCGGTATTTCGTTCCCGGATATCGTAGGCGCCTGAGGAGTTGCCATAGGTCCTGTTCTTATACATGAGGCGTTCCTCGTCATGGCTTTCCATATATCCAACCAGGTGGGGCTCTGTCCAGAAGCGTTCTTTGTATGAGATCCAGCTGAAGTCGGAATCATTCTCATAGCCCATGGTGGCCTCATTGTACGCTCCGTTGAGATTTCCCCATAACATCATGCCGGCCTCTGAAAGCTCTGCCTCCTCGGCGTTGGCAGCAAAGTGTTCCAGAATCACATAGGCATCCTCCCTGATCTCCCAGATTTTGTTGGCCATTCGTTTCAGAATATTGATCCGGGAGAGGTCATATCCGCTCCCGTCGCCTGCAGTGTTTGTGAAACCTTTGGTAAAATCAAAGCGGAATCCATCCACGTGATACTCCCTGAGCCAGTAATGGCTTACACTGTCGACAAATTTTTCAGTGTCCGGACTAAGATGATTGAAATCGTAGCCCCAGGAGAAGACCGGATTGGGAGAATCCACATTGTACCAGGGATTGTCGGCGCTCACCTTTCCGGTGGAGGAGTCAAAATATAACTGAACCAGGGGAGACTGTCCGTATGAGTGGTTCAGGACCATATCCAGGATCACGGCCATACCTCTTTGGTGACAGGAATCGATAAACGCCTGCAGATCACCTGCCGGGCCATAATATTTATCGGGGGCAAAATAGAACGAGGGGTTGTAGCCCCAGCTCTCATTTCCCTCAAATTCAGTCACGGGCATCAGTTCGATGGCATTGATTCCCAATCGTTCAAAATAGTCCAGCGTATCGGTCAGGGTAAGCCAGTCGTGAGCTTCCAGGAAGTCCCGAAGCAGCAGTTCATAAATCACCAGGTTCTCTTTCTCCGGTGCGGTATATCCGGAATCATTCCAGCTATACTCCGGTCTGTTGGTCCGGAACACGCCAACGATTCCGGAAGCCTGTTCTTCCGGATATGGGATTAATCCGGGATAGATTCCATCGGTGATCCACTTATCGTTCCAGGGATCGAGCACTTTTTCGCTGTATGGATCTGCAATGGCCAGGGTACCATCCACCAAATACTGAAAAGCATATTCCAGGTCTGGCTCCAGATCACTGATGGTGATCCAGAATCTGTCACCGTCTTTATGCATCCTGGATCCCGAACCCGGAGTCCAGTCATTGAAATCGCCGATGGCAAAAACATGCTCTTTTCCGGGAGCATACAGGACCATCTGAACCATTTGATCATTGCTGTAATTGATTCCATCATTAAGGGTGTCGGGCAAGGGAACATCCGCCAGAGTTTCGAGCCCATGAACAAACACGGAGTCTGCTGCTGCCTCATCGCCCGAAGAGGCGTTTACCCGTATCCAGTAATCTCCGGACAGGCTTAGGTCGAAGTTGTGATTAATGGTGGTTCCGTTTACAGTTTTGACCAGCGCTGCATTCAAATACAGGGAAAGTTCCGATTCCTTGTTGGTTGCAGCCTCAAACGGAATGATATCCCCGGGATTGACCACCAGGTTTTTGTCCGGCTGAATGATAGAAACGATATAGGCATCCTCATATACTTTTACAAAAATATCTTTTCCCCCATCGTCTTTTCCTTCTTTGCTGGAGTCGGCGCTGCGGAAGACGAAAGCCATGTAGCTGATGGTTTCATAAGCCGGCACTCCGTAATAATCCCGGATGGAAGGTCCGATCTCCAGGGAATAGAGGTTGGCCGATTCCCTGGTCAACCTGGTTTCAGCCGTATTCACTCCCCATTCCGTAAGCACATACTTCCAATCGCCCATGCTGGTGCTGTTTGAGGTAATCACCCCGGTATGCGCATAGACATCGCCGGTAAAATCCGCTAAGCCCGCCGTTCCTTCCGTGGCATCAAAGTAAATGGTTACAGATCCACCGGGTGCAGGAAGATCCGGATCCGTGCTAATAATCTGCGCTTCCGAGAGCAGAGGAATAAAAATAAGAAGCAGAACGACAGGCAATCGAAAAGAGGGTTCCATGGAGAACAAAATAAGCTTATTTTTCCATATTTTAGTCCTTTGACTTAAACCGGACCATGAAGCAATGAAAAAACCAAAATTAAGCTTCTGGCAAATATGGAACATGAGTTTTGGATTCCTTGGGATCCAGTTCGGATTTGCCCTGCAAAACGGAAATGTGAGCCGTATCTTTCAAACCCTGGGAGCAGAAATTGACCAGATTCCCATTCTCTGGATCGCCGCCCCGGTTACCGGCTTGATCATCCAGCCCATTATCGGGCATATGAGTGATAAGACCTGGGGAAGGCTGGGGCGCAGACGCCCCTATTTCCTGGTTGGAGCCATCCTGGCTTCCATAGCCCTGATCATTATGCCCAATTCACCCGCTCTCTGGATTGCAGTAGGGATGCTCTGGATCATGGATGCTTCCATCAATATCACCATGGAACCCTTCCGGGCTTTTGTAGGGGATATGCTACCCAATGAGCAACGGACCAAAGGTTTTACCATGCAGAGTTTTTTTATCGGTATCGGTGCTTTCGTAGCCTCCTGGCTTCCGTATATGCTCTCCGAGTGGTTCCATATTTCCAATACGGCCCCCGAGGGTGAGATTCCCCAGACGGTGAGGCTCTCCTTCTACCTGGGTGGAGGGGTGTTTCTGCTGGCGGTTTTATGGACGGTGTTCCGCACCAGGGAGTATTCGCCCGAGGAGCTTAATAGTTTCTCTGAAAATGCCGAAGTAGATGAAAAGGTCCATAATGACACCCCCGATCCGCTTGGTAAATATTTGCGAAGGGGAATGATCTGGTTGGTGGCGGGCATCGTGTTCGCCGTACCTGTTTACTTTTTAAAACTGGAGAAGGAGCTCTATATCCTGGCCGGAGGTCTGGGAATATTCGGCCTCCTGCAACTGATCAGTGCGGCCTTGATAAAAGGCAAAAGGGAGACGAGCGGCCTGGTAAGTATTATCACGGATCTTTACCATATGCCTTTGACCATGAAACAATTGGCCATTGTGCAGTTTTTTTCATGGTTTGCCCTGTTCAGCATGTGGATCTATACCACCCCGGCGGTCACCTCTCACCTGTATCACACCACGGATACCACCACGGTCGCATACAACGAAGGGGCCAACCTGGTGAGCGGTATGTTTGGATGGTATAACCTCTTTGCCGCGGCATTTGGCCTGTTGCTGCTGCCTTTTCTGGCCAGGCTGACCAACCGGAAAATTACACATTCTATTGCACTGGTGATCGGGGGACTGGGACTGGCCTCGGTTATGATCCTGAATAATCCCCAGCACATGATCTTTTCCATGATCGGTGTGGGTCTGGCCTGGGCCAGTATCCTGGCTATGCCCTATGCCATCCTGACCGGCTCCCTTCCCTCCCATAAGATGGGGGTCTATATGGGGATTTTCAATTTCTTTATTGTGATTCCGCAGATCCTGGCGGCAACCATCCTGGGCTTTATGGTTAATTCCCTTTACGGTGGCGACAGTATCTATGCCCTGCTTACCGGAGGTATTTCCATGCTGGTAGCCGCGGTGCTGATTCTGTTCGTGAAGGATGTGTATGAAAAATAGTTAAAACAAAAAGATGAAAAGATATTACCGGGAAGATCCCTGGAGCATCATCGAAGAGGGCTTCGATCCTTCCATGCAGGAAGCATCGGAGAGTATCTTCAGTCTGGGGAATGGCCGGATCGGTCAGCGGGCCAATTTTGAAGAACGTTATTCCGGACAGACCCTTCAGGGGACCTATCTGGCCGGAGTCTATTATCCGGATAAGACCCGGGTGGGCTGGTGGAAAAACGGCTACCCGGAATATTTTGCCAAGGTGCTCAATGCCCCGAACTGGATCGGGATCGATGTAGAAATCAATGGGAAACCACTGGATCTTCACCAGAATGCCCCTCTGGAGTTCAGGCGCGAATTAAATATGAAGCAAGGCTATCTGGAACGGACATTTGCTATTTACGTGGGCGAAAACAGACTTGAAATTGCTGTGCGCAGATTTCTGAGTATGAAACGGGATGAGATCGGGGCGATCCGGTATGCCATTCGTTCGGTGGATTTTTCAGGAGATGTATCTTTTGCGCCTTATATCGATGGCAATGTGGTTAACCGGGATTCCAACTATGATGAAAAATTCTGGGAAATGGAAAGTTCCAAAGCAGTTCCCGGATCTGCCTATCTTATGGCACGTACCCGTAAAACAGGTTTTGTGAGCTGTATGACCATGTGCTATATCCTGGAGTTAAACGGGGAAGCCCTGCAGTTGGAACCGGAGGTGACAGAGAAGAAAGATTTCGTTTCAAACAAGGTAAGCCTTGAACTGGACCAGGGCGAGGAGGTGAAGTTTTACAAGTATGTTTCCGTGCTTAGCTCCATGAATCATAAACCAGAAGAGATGGTAAAAAGGGGTATCGATCTGCTTATTGATACCATGAGCCTGGGTTTTGATGCCCTGTTTGAGGAACATGCCGGAGCCTGGGAAGAGAAGTGGGACCATTCAGATATTATCATTGAAGGGGATATTGCGGCCCAGCAGGGAATCCGCTTCAATATTTTCCATTTGAACCAGACCTACACCGGAAAGGATGAACGGCTCAATATCGGCCCCAAGGGATTTACGGGTGAGAAATACGGAGGAAGCACCTACTGGGACACAGAAGCTTATATGATTCCTTTCTACCTGAGTACGGCCCGGGAGGAAGTGGCCCGCAATCTTTTGATTTACCGGTATAAGCAGCTGGATAAGGCCATTGAAAATGCGGAAAAACTTGGTTTCAGGGAGGGGGCTGCCCTGTATCCCATGGTGACCATGAACGGGGAAGAGTGCCACAACGAGTGGGAGATAACCTTCGAGGAAATACACCGGAACGGAGCCATTGCTTATGCCATCTATAACTATACCAGGTATACCGGCAAGCGGGAGTATCTCTTGTCGAAGGGACTGGAAGTCCTGATTGCCATCTCGCGTTTCTGGCGGCAGCGGGTCAACTGGTCGAATGAGAAGAACAAATATGTGATGCTGGGTGTAACCGGCCCCAACGAATATGAAAACAATGTAAATAACAACTGGTATACCAACAAAATGGCCGCCTGGACCATGTCGTATACCCTTGAATCACTGACAACCCTGAGACAGGTGGATGCGGGCGCTTTTAACAGACTCCTGGAAAAAACCTCTTTTGACTTCCAGGAAGAAACCACCTCCTGGAGAGAAATTATTGAGAAACTTCATTTTCCTTACGAAGAGAATCAGGCTGTCTTCCTGCAGCAGGACGGATTTATGGACAAGGAACAACGGATGGCGGCCGATCTGGATCCTGCCGACAGACCCATCAACCAGCACTGGTCGTGGGACCGTATTCTGCGTTCCTGTTTTATCAAGCAGGCCGACGTGTTACAGGGGATTTTTGTGTTTGAGGATGAGTATGACCGGGAAACCATGGAGCGGAACTATGATTTTTATGAGCCCCGCACGGTCCATGAATCCTCCCTGTCGCCCTGTGTGCATTCGATCCTGGCGGCCCGCATCGGTCGACCCGGGAAGGCATATGAGATGTATCTTCGTACCTCGCGGCTAGATCTGGATGACTATAATCATGAGGTGGACGAAGGGCTTCATATCACCAGTATGGGTGGGACCTGGATGTCGGTGATTTATGGCTTCGGTGGGATGAAGGTCCGGGAGGGCCTGCTCAGCTTTGAACCCCGGCTGCCGGCCAACTGGGAGGCCCTCTCCTTTAAAATATTGTACCGGGGAAGAACCCTGGTGGTGCGGATCAACAAGAAACAGGTGAGTATTGAGAACCTGGAAGGCGAAGAGGTGGAACTTTTTCTTGAAGGAAAGAAGGTACTTGTGAAAAAGGCAGCATCGGTGGTGGCAGATCTCTGAAAAACTGCTATTTTTGCAGGTATAAACGAGATTTAATGAAAATATATGCACATACAGGTAGTATTCAGCTTGTGAACGCGACCGGATATTTTGTTACCGATCGTGAGGATGCTTTGCTGTGCCGGATAACCTGACAGAGAGAATACCTTATGCAGATAAGAGAAAGAAGGTCGGGTTTCACCCGGCCTTTTTTTTTGGCTTTGATCTTAACAGCATGGCAGGCTGTTGTATGAATCGCCTGGTCCACAGCCATTGGGCCGGTATAAACCAAAACGTAATGGAAAAACTTACACACATTGTGAAAGGGACCATGGCACAGATGGTCCATGTATGTAACGGTAAAGTGATTTACCAGATTCAAACCAGGAATCACCTTTATCAGCTGGAAGTTGATTCCACGGAGCAAGAGTGGGAAACCACCTACCTGTTACCCTCTTTCAAATCGATCACCCTGATGCGGTGGATCCGAAAGGGACTGGAAAATAGAGATGGAACCTTTATTCAATTGAAGTAAGATGGAAGAAGAGGAGGACCAACTGGGATTTACAGGTCAAAACCAAGGTTCATGAGATTCGTACGCTCGTGAATATGAATGGCCTGGAATCCCAGTTCCTGTGCCGCCTTGATATTATGGATACTATCGTCCAGGAACAGGGTCTCTTTTGCTTTGATGCCTGCATCTTTGATCACATATT
This genomic interval from Bacteroidales bacterium contains the following:
- a CDS encoding family 65 glycosyl hydrolase domain-containing protein yields the protein MKRYYREDPWSIIEEGFDPSMQEASESIFSLGNGRIGQRANFEERYSGQTLQGTYLAGVYYPDKTRVGWWKNGYPEYFAKVLNAPNWIGIDVEINGKPLDLHQNAPLEFRRELNMKQGYLERTFAIYVGENRLEIAVRRFLSMKRDEIGAIRYAIRSVDFSGDVSFAPYIDGNVVNRDSNYDEKFWEMESSKAVPGSAYLMARTRKTGFVSCMTMCYILELNGEALQLEPEVTEKKDFVSNKVSLELDQGEEVKFYKYVSVLSSMNHKPEEMVKRGIDLLIDTMSLGFDALFEEHAGAWEEKWDHSDIIIEGDIAAQQGIRFNIFHLNQTYTGKDERLNIGPKGFTGEKYGGSTYWDTEAYMIPFYLSTAREEVARNLLIYRYKQLDKAIENAEKLGFREGAALYPMVTMNGEECHNEWEITFEEIHRNGAIAYAIYNYTRYTGKREYLLSKGLEVLIAISRFWRQRVNWSNEKNKYVMLGVTGPNEYENNVNNNWYTNKMAAWTMSYTLESLTTLRQVDAGAFNRLLEKTSFDFQEETTSWREIIEKLHFPYEENQAVFLQQDGFMDKEQRMAADLDPADRPINQHWSWDRILRSCFIKQADVLQGIFVFEDEYDRETMERNYDFYEPRTVHESSLSPCVHSILAARIGRPGKAYEMYLRTSRLDLDDYNHEVDEGLHITSMGGTWMSVIYGFGGMKVREGLLSFEPRLPANWEALSFKILYRGRTLVVRINKKQVSIENLEGEEVELFLEGKKVLVKKAASVVADL